TGCGTAAGAGGCGATCGCACTCCCCGGACTGCCAGATGCTAAACTCAACACTGCCGGATGTTGTAAAATTTCCTGATGCCCTGTTTGTGTTAATACCTGAGTTAAAGACGTTGTATCTAAGCGATGAAAAGGTATACGCTGACAACGGGACACCAAAGTCGGCAATACAGACTCAGGGGAAGGCACAATCAAAATTATCGTAGCTTTCCCTGGTTCTTCTAAAGTTTTTAACAAAGCATTGGCGGCTGGTTCCGCCATTGTTTGCGCTTCCTCCAGCACTACCACATTTCTTGGTGCTTCCAAAGGCGGACGACCGAGAAATTCTGAGATTTCTCGAATTTGTTCTAAGCGAATTAGAGGCGGTGCTTTGCGCTTAACATTTTTTTCGGCAGCTTGGGCGGCTGTGAGTCTTTGCCCTTGATATTGGTAAGTAGGCTGTACCCACAACAAATCAGGATGATTACCTTGACGCAAACGCTGCTGCAAAGATGGAAGTTGCTGCATTTCTACAAAGCTAGAAAATAGCAACTCCACAAAACACCGCGCCGCTAAACTCCGTCCTACACCATCCGCCCCCGCAAATAAATAAGCTGGGGCGACTCGGTTTTGTTTAACAGCTTGAGTTAGTAATTCTACCGCTTGCTGTTGTCCTACCAGTGGTGCAAAAGGGTTGTGAGTCATTATTTAATTGTAATCATCTTTGTTGACGGTTAATAGTCAACACGAAAATACGTAAAAGTTAGGCGATTTTCTCAACCAATAGAATAATCACCTAACTTTTAATTACGAATTACGAATTACGAATTATTCTGTCCGTGAAAAGGACAACCTGTAGCTAATTTGTTCAAAAAAGAACCACTATCAAAAAAGTGTTCTAATGACAAGATTTTTAAATCATCATTAACACGGGCAACACTCATACCTACAATTTCTACAGTCTCTCCTGTGGGTGCGTGTTCTTTGTAGGAACCGCTAAAAGTTCCCCAATGCCGCCACTTAAATGTGACGTTTGGCGGCCCTGCTAATACTTCTATGAGTTCCCATAAGAAGCCGTTAGGAAAAGCATTATGAAACAGATGTGCTGATGACTCAAAATCTTCCTCTGAAGCTTTATATTGTTCTGAGTCACCTAGAAATAAATTGTAAGTTCCTGCATCCGCTACATCCTGAGCAGTATAAGCAGAACCACCATTAGTAGTCATGCGAAATTTATCTGCTACTATAGATACCCACTGCTGAGGATTGGTTTTGAAAGAAGCTTCCATTTCAAAGGCTCTGACTAAGTTCTGCACTATAGCTTCTAAAGAACCTTCGATGTGATTAGACTTACTTTGTTGCTTAAGATATTGATTTGTGCGCGAATAATCTGGTGGTTCTTGATATCGCCATTCCACGTTGGAGTCGTGAGCAATGACAGTATCTCTATCTTGTATCCAAATAGGTTGGCTGGTAGATGATTCTGAACTCATATGCTGTAATTACCTACTAGATTTTGAGCAAAACACAGTTGAGAAATTAATGTTTTGCAATTAGCGGACTATTGGGGAACTAGGTTGAGTTTTGATTTTTTCTAATCGTTTTCTTTGCTCCATTTCAGAATTAACCATGATAATTTGTGGCTAGTTTAATTTATTAAGCAAACCAACCTTATATTATTGATAATTCTGAATTATATGCAGCAAAATTTTGAAGCATTCAACTCTTTTAGTAGTTGTCTATCTCCACGATAGAAAATATCACATATAGAAACTAATATCAAATATTTTTTGAGAGCCATCAAAATTAGAAGGAAATGCTTTATTAACTAGGGTTGATAACAAATAATTTGTATATATAGGCTTTAGGCGATCGCTCAATTCTCTAGTAGACTTGCAAGAGTAAGAGTCCCATACAATACTGTTCTCAGAGTATCAACCAGAAAAGGCACATCGTAAGGAATCCGGTTGTACTATTGGACTATACTGATTAATCAGTGTTTGCTCTTAGACAGGTTTATTCTAAGTATTTTTTGTATTCTTATCATCAATCAAATCGGCTTCCTATATCAATATCAAACCACCTTATACAGCCAATGCTATGTTAAAACAGGCTAGATTACTCAAACGGTTTTAACAGCAGTTTTAAACTCAGTAATTTGGTAGATTTATGAATTTCAAACGCCGCCAATTTTTATTTTTAAGTAGCTTCAGCGCCTTTGGTGTAGGATTATTAACTTGGAAGTTAGCTCACCAAAATGATTCAAGTGCTGATTTTGCTGTAGCAGCACCACCCAAAAAAGATTTACTCTTACGCTTTGTGTCGGTGGCTGATACAGGAACAGGTGCAAGAGGACAGTATGCTGTAGCTAGGGCCATGACAAATTACTACCAGCAAAATCCCTATGATTTGGTAGTTCTAGCTGGTGATAATATTTATAATAACGGCGAAATTGAGAAAATAAATGCTGTGTTTGAGCGTCCCTATCAAGATTTGCTCAAACAAAAGGTGAAATTTCAAGCTTGTTTAGGTAATCATGATATCCGCACTGATAACGGTGATCCACAAGTCCGCTATCCTGGTTTTAATATGAATGGTAGGCGATACTATACATTTCGCCGCCAAGGTATACAATTTTTCGCTTTAGATACTAACAATAATGCCGATTGGCAAAATCAACTAACTTGGTTAGAAAAAGAATTAAGTAGTAGTAACGCTTCGTGGAAAGTAGTATTTGGACATCACCCCATTTATTCATCGGGGGTGTACGGAACTAATCAAGCTTTCGTTAAAACCTTCACACCACTGTTTAAAAAATATGGAGTCCAACTTTATATTAATGGACACGAACATAGTTACGAACGCACTCGCCCTATCGATGGCACAACCTATTTAATTTGCGGTGCTGGCGCAGGTAATCGTCCTGTAGGGCGATCGCAATGGACAGAGTATTCCACCAGTGATTTAAGCTTCGCCGCCTATGAAGTTTACCCCGATAGGATAGAAGTAAATGCGATCAACACTAATAATCGCATTTTTGACAAAGGAGTGATTAGCAGGGCTTAAGGATTGGGGGGAGACAAGGAAGCAGAGGAAAACTACCAAGCACTGTCAACTGTCAACTGTCAATTGTCAACTGACCAATGACTAATGACTAGTGACTATTAACTAATGTAGTATCTACATTACTACTTACAACAAGCTTCCTCCTGCAACAATGTCAGAGCATCTTACGCTTCCCACAACTAAACCTCATATTCCGCATTTTTCCTCTGGCCCCTGTGCAAAGCGCCCTGGTTGGTCTGCGTCTAGTCTGGAAAACGCCTGTGTGGGTCGTTCCCACAGGTCTGAAGATGGTAAGGCTAGATTAGCAGACGTTATTGAACGTTCTAAAAAAATTCTCGGTTTACCTGCTGATTATCGTTTAGGTATTGTGCCGGCTTCCGATACTGGCGCTGTAGAAATGGCCTTATGGTCACTACTAGGACAAAGACCTTTAGATATCTTGGCTTGGGAAAGTTTCGGTCAAGAATGGGTTAAGGATGTGGTAGATGAATTAAAGTTACCCGATGTCCGCCTGTTGAAAGCACCCTATGGCGGCTTACCCAATTTAGATGAAGTTAATTTTGACCATGATGTCGTGTTTTTATGGAATGGCACAACTTCGGGTGTCAGGGTTCCCAACGGTGACTGGATTAAAGACGATCGCCAAGGTTTAACTATTTGCGATGCGACATCTGCGGTGTTTGCAATGGATATCCCTTGGGAAAAAATCGATGTGCTGACTTACTCCTGGCAGAAAGTATTAGGTGGAGAAGCCCAGCATGGTGTGATTGTTCTCTCACCCCGCGCGGTGGAAAGACTGGAAACTTATCAACCAGCTTGGCCTATACCGAAGATTTTCCGCCTCTCCCAAAAAGGTAAACTCATTGAAGGCATTTTTAAGGCAGATACCATCAATACACCATCGATGTTGTGTGTAGAAGATGCTTTAGATGCTTTGATTTGGGCTGAAGGTATTGGCGGTTTGCCTGGGTTGATTAGTCGCAGTGAAGCTAACTTAGCTGCGATCGCCAAATGGGTTGAACAAAGCAAGTGGGCTGATTTCCTAGCTGAAAAACCAGAAACTCGCTCTTGTACTTCAATTTGCTTAAAAATTGTCGATGCTGCTTTCTCTAGCCTGAGTGCAGAAGACCAAGGTAAATTTGCGAAGAAACTAGCAAAACTTCTAGAAAAACAGCAAGTAGCCTATGATATCGCACCCTATCGTGCTGCACCCCCTGGACTGCGGATTTGGGGCGGCGCTACTGTAGAAACCTCCAATATTGAAGCCTTACTTCCTTGGTTGGATTGGGCATACGCTACTGTGAAAGCTGAGTTTGCACCTGTAGCTTAGGATAATTGGTCATTTACTAGGATTTAAGCATAAGGTTTCTATTAAGAGTGGGTGTAAGGGTTCTTGAACACCTACACCCCCATACCCTAGAAAGGAGTATATTAAACCCTTGAGTAATAGACTTTTGTTAAAGGAACAATTACAAGCAAAAATTGGGGAGATACAATCTAAAAGTCCTGGCTCTCCTGTTACCAATGTGAAGCTAGACAAAGCGATCGCCAAAGAAATTGAACAGTTAACAACTCAATTAGAACGCTGTAATCCTAATCCTAGTCCTCTGTTATATGCTACTTCTTTACTAGAGGGAGCTTGGCAATTACAATACTCCACTGCTAGAGAAATCCGTTCTTTAGACTCCCTACCATTAGGATTAAAGATAGGTAAAGTGTTTCAAGTTATCGATGTTGGCAATAAATTATTCTTTAATTTAGCGTATGTCCAGCATTCTCTGGGGCTGGCATCAGGATTTGTGAAAGTAACAGCTAGGTTTGAACCAGCCATAGAAGATTCATCGCCTGTACCTAACAAACGTATCAATGTCTACTTTGAAAAACGCTACCTATCAATTGAAAAAATTGTTGGCATTGATACCCCCAGACTCAATCCATTTAAGGTTGTACCAGCTAACAATCCTCAAGGTAGAGTGGCCATCCTTGATATTACCTACCTAGACGAAACCCTGAGAATTGGCCGTGGGGGTGATGAAAGTTTGTTTATCCTCAGTAAATCAGACGAATTACAACAGTTGGCGTAGCTGTTCGACTATATGCTCTTCGAGTTCTTGTTTTTCTCGGTTACTAGCAGAACGTTGGTAGTTCTTCCCTGTTTGTTGAATAAATTTTCGTTTCTCAGCTGGGGAAGATTTGCCAGAAAAATTCTTTTGTAGTTCTTCCCAAGTTTGCAGTGCTACAGCTTCACCAAGTTGGACAAGTGCCGCAGGTAGTAATTTTTTGGCCTCAAGGCGAACATCTTCCTCAGTTTCCAAGGAGGATAAATCTACATGGCTTAAATCAAGGTCAATGGGAAATTTACTCATTTAACTCAACTATTAGAACTGACTATTGGCTATTCTTGTGTTGAATGCTCCTATATTAAACTCTATTAAAGGTAATATTGGTTAATTTATCAATCTCTGCAATAAGTTAGAGCCAAAAGTAACTTTGTTCATACTTACCGTAGGTGTTGGCTAAAAAGTTTTGACACATTTACACATCATCAGATGATTGAGTCAGAATAGGAATAAGCAATCATGGAGGGTGTTGCTATGTCTCGACTGACTCAAATTCTTCGGAACTTTTACATTCGGCTGGAAGCCTTGTTTGGTGTTTTCTTCAAAGGCTTGTTTGGTTTCATAGGCAAGATATTTAGCTTTTTTGCTGGGTTGTTTGGATTGACTCAGCCTGATTATTTTTTGGGAACAGATGAGGCGCAAAGTACCAAAAAAGCTTCGCTCCAAGAACCTGTTGCCAATGTTAAAAATGCTACGCCTGAAACTTTTGTTACTTCCCGTCGTCGTCCTAATTCCAAAAAAATTGACGACTATTATATGAATATGGCGCGAGAAGTGAATAAGAGTTAAGGGTTTGTTGACAGTTGACGGTTAACTGTTAACTGTCAACATAATTCTTTATCGACCAGCAGCAAATATTTGTTCGGCAGTTAGATTCAGATTGGGAAAAGTTGGGGAAATAATTTGTTCTTCTCCCCGAAACTGAGTTCCTTGATAAACGCCATCGACTAACTGATAAATGGTCATCACAGGTTCTTTAGATGAGCCAATATAACGTTTACCCCCCAGTCCTAAGTAATCTGCAATCCAATACTCTCCAATTCCCAATGCCTCGTAATCTTCTACTTTACGAGCATAGTCATTTTGCCAATTCGTACTCACAACTTCAACTACTAACTTGACAGAGTTACCCAATGTGATTACTGGCTCAGTTTGCCATAAAGGTTCATTGACCAAAGCTGTCTGATCAAGAATCACAACATCGGGTCTAAAAGCGGAATTTAAACCTAGTGGTTTAATTAGACATTTCATGGGAATAAACCAGGGCAAATCTAGTAGCTCAATTGCTACATTCAGCTTACGGTTAATTAGGCCAGCCACCTGTTCATGGAGTCCAGTAGGTTCCAAGTCAATTAGTTCTCCATCAATTAATTCATAGCGTACATCGTCCAGATAGCTAGCAATGAATGCTTCAAAGCTAATAGAACCCGTATTAGTAGTAGCTAATATCATAGAATTTATGGTTTTCTGGAGAATGAATGCCAAATACCAGGGAGATATATTATAAGATTTTATTTTTTAACGCAGTCTACAATTATTATATTCCTGCTCTTGTTGGGTGAGCGCGATCGCCTTACAACTAGTCATTACTCTGTCTGTCAGCAGTGAGCAAAAATTTTTCTTACCCAATATCTACAACAAATCTACAATAAGGATAATCGCAGTTATCGCCTCATTATTTTCAAACGGATGAACAACAAGAGCAAGCCAGATTGGGCTGGTGAAAGTCTACTCTCCAATTTCGTCAATTTGTTAATTCAAACTAAACCCATTTACGGGGTGATGAAACAGCAAGCCAGAAAGGTTCTCATCAACACGGCTGAAAAAAACGGTGTCCCTTGGCGTAAGAACTATGAAGCACTCCAAGCATCACCCGCAAAAAAAATGCTGGCGGCTGTGACTAACCCTCATGTAATCTATCCTGACTACTACAAAGTACCATTCCACGCATACGCGGAAGGTAACTTGTGCTGGGATGCGGCTTTTGAAACTGAGTCGGCTACTTACGCGATGGCGTTGCGGGTATGGCCGCAAGAAAACATGACTTGGGAAGCCGCCCATGCTAGGTTACGTGGTACTTTTCATGATGCTTTGGCGACTTATGGGCCTAAGCAAGCCAAGGATATTTTAGATATTGGCTGTTCGGTTGGTATCTCTACCCTAGCGTTGCATCGTTACTACCAACGCCAGGAAAGATATCCAGTCCGTACTGTGGGTTTGGATTTGTCGCCTTATATGCTGGCGGTGGCTAGGACTAGAGATGTTAATAGTGAAATATCCGAGTGGATTCATGCTAGGGCAGAAAATACCGGTTTACCAGCTCAATCTTTTGATTTGGTGACTCTGCAATTTGTTACTCATGAACTACCAGGCTACGTTAGCAAGGAAATTTTTGCTGAAGCCAAGCGGTTATTACGTCCTGGTGGTTATATCGCCATCGTTGATAATAACCCGCGATCGCCTGTCATCCAAAATCTACCCCCCGTTCTCTACACCCTCATGAAAAGCACTGAGCCTTGGAGTGATGATTACTACGATTTTGATATTGAAGCCGCCCTACAACAAGTAGGTTTTATGCCCCCAATTACAGTCCCCAGCGACCCACGCCATCGGACAATTATTGCTAGGAAGCCTGTGTAGACAATTGACAATGGACAATTGACAGTGAACTTAAGCTGCCAACTGTCAACTGTCAACTGTCAACTGTCAACTGTCAACTGCTTCACCAATCAATAGAATACCTAATACTCAAAGTCCTCCCCCTAGCGGCTGCGTAGGCGCTATCGTTGGCTTGCAGTTGTGAAACTACGGGGAAATATTCAGTATTCAAGAGGTTTTCTAATCCTACTTGTAATGTTCCTGAGCCTAGTTTGAGGCTGCTAATGTAGTCTAGTGTGAAGTAACTCTCTACTGGTCTTCTACCAAAGGCGGTGGTGTTAGTAGAAAAGACTTCACGATTACCGGAAAATAAAGCTTGTAAACGGTTTCGCCATCCGGGTAAAGTTTCATTTTCTACATAAGCTGTAATTTTCAATGGTGGAATCCTAAACCCATCCAACGGTTCGTACTCGCTATCGTTGTTACTATCAATTTCTCCACCAATTAAAGTGAATGTTCCGCCAATTTGCCATGTGGGACTGGGTTGTGCATCTACGGCGGCTTCTAGTCCGTAGATTCTTTCTGGGGCGCGAATTACGGTTCCTGGCGCGGTGAAGGTTGTACCTAAATCCGACTCGTTATAAAAGGCTGAGAGGGATGCTTGCACAGAATCCCATTGTCCGCGTATCCCGATTTCATAGTTGTCTACTTTTTGGGGTTCGGGATTGAGGGATTCTACAGAGAAGCCTGGACGAGCGTTACGCAGTGCTAAACCTATATCAGATAAGGAGAAGCCTTGAGCAAAGTTAGCAAATACGCTCAGTTGGGGATTGATGGCGTATACTGCACCGACGTTGAATAGGGTGGCGTTAAAGTTCAAATCACCACCGGGAATAATCACGTTGGGATTGGCTAGGGTGGTGAAATCATCGACGCTGACATCAGCATTTTCGTAGCGAACACCACCATTTAACACGAAGCGATCGCTAATTTCCCAATTCAGTTGAGCAAATATTCCCAAACTCCTCAATTCTAAAGGCGGAGTCCAAGAGCGATCGCCACTTTTACGAAAAACTAATCCCCCACTGGAGACAAACACAGCTTGATCAAATACAGATACGGGTTGGGATGTGTTTTCGTTGGAGTAATCTACACCCCATAGTAGTTTGGCTGCACCTTGGTTAAATAAGGGGGTTTCAATCTGCAAACGTCCGCCATACTTTTCTGATTCGACTCTTGATTGAATAATTTCGTTACCCAAAGTCGGAAAGGTACGTGCATCGAAGGGAAAGAAGCGTGTGAGGTAATCGCGGTAATATACCTGGGCTTGTACTTTACTGTTGAATAGGCTGTTGTGGGTATATTGTAAGTTGATGAATGTGTTCTGATTTTTTGGTTCTTCATCTAAACTCAACCCCTCCAAAGCCCGCGCTTTTTGTCTACCAGGGATAGTATTGACGGTGGGATCACTGGCTACATCTGGATCTTGCTTTTCGTCGAAGTGGTTTAGGGTGAGTTGGAGACGTTGATTTGTATCTATATCAAGACCGAATTTACCAAATATATTGAAGCTAGAGGCATCGGAAAAGCCACCTTGGGCATTAGGATCAGAGGGAATGCGATCGCCATCTGCATCGAAGAATCCACCAGTTTTCGCTAAGGCAAAGTTAAAGGTAAAGTCAACATTTCCCTGTCTAGCTGAGAGGAAATGTTGCAGGTTAGTACTAAAACTCTCCTCTTGTAGTTCACCTAAAGCCGCACTCACACCAACTTCTGTCCGTGAAGTCAATTTTTCTTCAGTGGGTCGGCGTGTGATGATGTTAATTACACCCCCAGTTGCACCAT
Above is a genomic segment from Nostoc sp. MS1 containing:
- a CDS encoding SnoaL-like polyketide cyclase; translation: MSSESSTSQPIWIQDRDTVIAHDSNVEWRYQEPPDYSRTNQYLKQQSKSNHIEGSLEAIVQNLVRAFEMEASFKTNPQQWVSIVADKFRMTTNGGSAYTAQDVADAGTYNLFLGDSEQYKASEEDFESSAHLFHNAFPNGFLWELIEVLAGPPNVTFKWRHWGTFSGSYKEHAPTGETVEIVGMSVARVNDDLKILSLEHFFDSGSFLNKLATGCPFHGQNNS
- a CDS encoding phosphoserine transaminase encodes the protein MSEHLTLPTTKPHIPHFSSGPCAKRPGWSASSLENACVGRSHRSEDGKARLADVIERSKKILGLPADYRLGIVPASDTGAVEMALWSLLGQRPLDILAWESFGQEWVKDVVDELKLPDVRLLKAPYGGLPNLDEVNFDHDVVFLWNGTTSGVRVPNGDWIKDDRQGLTICDATSAVFAMDIPWEKIDVLTYSWQKVLGGEAQHGVIVLSPRAVERLETYQPAWPIPKIFRLSQKGKLIEGIFKADTINTPSMLCVEDALDALIWAEGIGGLPGLISRSEANLAAIAKWVEQSKWADFLAEKPETRSCTSICLKIVDAAFSSLSAEDQGKFAKKLAKLLEKQQVAYDIAPYRAAPPGLRIWGGATVETSNIEALLPWLDWAYATVKAEFAPVA
- the holB gene encoding DNA polymerase III subunit delta', yielding MTHNPFAPLVGQQQAVELLTQAVKQNRVAPAYLFAGADGVGRSLAARCFVELLFSSFVEMQQLPSLQQRLRQGNHPDLLWVQPTYQYQGQRLTAAQAAEKNVKRKAPPLIRLEQIREISEFLGRPPLEAPRNVVVLEEAQTMAEPAANALLKTLEEPGKATIILIVPSPESVLPTLVSRCQRIPFHRLDTTSLTQVLTQTGHQEILQHPAVLSLASGSPGSAIASYAQLQAIPPELLQDLTTAPKSQRHALELAKQIDKDLDTEAQLWLVDYLQQSYWKKQYQPRVVSQLEKARKYLLVYAQPRLVWECTLLSVHQQFNPNN
- a CDS encoding Uma2 family endonuclease; the encoded protein is MILATTNTGSISFEAFIASYLDDVRYELIDGELIDLEPTGLHEQVAGLINRKLNVAIELLDLPWFIPMKCLIKPLGLNSAFRPDVVILDQTALVNEPLWQTEPVITLGNSVKLVVEVVSTNWQNDYARKVEDYEALGIGEYWIADYLGLGGKRYIGSSKEPVMTIYQLVDGVYQGTQFRGEEQIISPTFPNLNLTAEQIFAAGR
- a CDS encoding PAP/fibrillin family protein, with product MSNRLLLKEQLQAKIGEIQSKSPGSPVTNVKLDKAIAKEIEQLTTQLERCNPNPSPLLYATSLLEGAWQLQYSTAREIRSLDSLPLGLKIGKVFQVIDVGNKLFFNLAYVQHSLGLASGFVKVTARFEPAIEDSSPVPNKRINVYFEKRYLSIEKIVGIDTPRLNPFKVVPANNPQGRVAILDITYLDETLRIGRGGDESLFILSKSDELQQLA
- a CDS encoding threonine dehydratase, translating into MSRLTQILRNFYIRLEALFGVFFKGLFGFIGKIFSFFAGLFGLTQPDYFLGTDEAQSTKKASLQEPVANVKNATPETFVTSRRRPNSKKIDDYYMNMAREVNKS
- a CDS encoding class I SAM-dependent methyltransferase translates to MNNKSKPDWAGESLLSNFVNLLIQTKPIYGVMKQQARKVLINTAEKNGVPWRKNYEALQASPAKKMLAAVTNPHVIYPDYYKVPFHAYAEGNLCWDAAFETESATYAMALRVWPQENMTWEAAHARLRGTFHDALATYGPKQAKDILDIGCSVGISTLALHRYYQRQERYPVRTVGLDLSPYMLAVARTRDVNSEISEWIHARAENTGLPAQSFDLVTLQFVTHELPGYVSKEIFAEAKRLLRPGGYIAIVDNNPRSPVIQNLPPVLYTLMKSTEPWSDDYYDFDIEAALQQVGFMPPITVPSDPRHRTIIARKPV
- a CDS encoding TonB-dependent receptor domain-containing protein, with protein sequence MKLGKLLFLLLLTGSVWSLNNYPVKSQEASPTQPNKRLLTQSPAPNTETLIQVTGVRVVPTAQGVEVILDTTAAEKLQLSTQNQDNTFIADIPNAQLNLSGGNTFSQENPATGVKSVTVVNQNDNTIRVTVTGEKSLPKYELFDSDTSLILGFTTTEVVAEPPTPQTPAVTEEPIELVVTATRTETPLQNVPRSITVIDREQIEQQTSTSRNLIEILGKTVPGLAPPTQSSSNFGLTLRGRNPQVLIDGVPQSTTRNASRDLRTIDSAAIERIEVVRGPSAIYGDGATGGVINIITRRPTEEKLTSRTEVGVSAALGELQEESFSTNLQHFLSARQGNVDFTFNFALAKTGGFFDADGDRIPSDPNAQGGFSDASSFNIFGKFGLDIDTNQRLQLTLNHFDEKQDPDVASDPTVNTIPGRQKARALEGLSLDEEPKNQNTFINLQYTHNSLFNSKVQAQVYYRDYLTRFFPFDARTFPTLGNEIIQSRVESEKYGGRLQIETPLFNQGAAKLLWGVDYSNENTSQPVSVFDQAVFVSSGGLVFRKSGDRSWTPPLELRSLGIFAQLNWEISDRFVLNGGVRYENADVSVDDFTTLANPNVIIPGGDLNFNATLFNVGAVYAINPQLSVFANFAQGFSLSDIGLALRNARPGFSVESLNPEPQKVDNYEIGIRGQWDSVQASLSAFYNESDLGTTFTAPGTVIRAPERIYGLEAAVDAQPSPTWQIGGTFTLIGGEIDSNNDSEYEPLDGFRIPPLKITAYVENETLPGWRNRLQALFSGNREVFSTNTTAFGRRPVESYFTLDYISSLKLGSGTLQVGLENLLNTEYFPVVSQLQANDSAYAAARGRTLSIRYSIDW
- a CDS encoding metallophosphoesterase family protein, with translation MNFKRRQFLFLSSFSAFGVGLLTWKLAHQNDSSADFAVAAPPKKDLLLRFVSVADTGTGARGQYAVARAMTNYYQQNPYDLVVLAGDNIYNNGEIEKINAVFERPYQDLLKQKVKFQACLGNHDIRTDNGDPQVRYPGFNMNGRRYYTFRRQGIQFFALDTNNNADWQNQLTWLEKELSSSNASWKVVFGHHPIYSSGVYGTNQAFVKTFTPLFKKYGVQLYINGHEHSYERTRPIDGTTYLICGAGAGNRPVGRSQWTEYSTSDLSFAAYEVYPDRIEVNAINTNNRIFDKGVISRA